One genomic segment of Gammaproteobacteria bacterium includes these proteins:
- the nuoN gene encoding NADH-quinone oxidoreductase subunit NuoN → MTTVNIAEFIPLLPEIFVLSMACIILLVDLYLSDETRDVTYYLSIFTLAVAAGLTIVLAPAEAQVVLSGTFVSDSLSVVLKVFVYVVTIGVFIYSRQYLADRGLYKGEFFVLALFAVLGMMVLASSHNMISVYLGLELLSLALYAMVAMNRDSLISTEAAMKYFILGALASGLLLYGMSMLYGASGTLDLAVLSKYIAENPERDLVLILGLVFTVVGLSFKLGAVPFHMWVPDVYDGAPTATTLFIGTAPKLAGLAMIMRMLVDGMSGLAADWAGILVILAMLSIAVGNIVAIAQTNIKRMLAYSTISHMGFLFLGILSASPEGYSAALFYTIAYTLMGLGGFGMILLLTRAGFEADKIDDFKGLNDRSPWFAFVMLILMISMAGVPPVLGFYAKLTVLQAAVAAGYTWLAIYAVVFSIIGAFYYLRIIKVMYFDAPVETHPITAPGDMRAAMSVNGIGVLLLGIFPSALLALCANALS, encoded by the coding sequence ATGACCACTGTCAATATCGCCGAATTTATACCGTTACTGCCGGAGATTTTTGTACTCTCCATGGCTTGTATCATTCTGCTTGTCGATCTGTATCTGAGTGATGAGACCAGAGACGTTACCTACTATCTGTCTATTTTTACCCTGGCTGTAGCTGCTGGGTTGACGATTGTTCTTGCACCTGCTGAAGCGCAGGTTGTGCTTTCTGGTACGTTCGTGAGCGATTCGCTCAGTGTTGTACTGAAGGTGTTTGTCTACGTGGTCACTATTGGCGTGTTCATTTATTCGCGTCAATACTTGGCAGATCGTGGTTTGTACAAGGGTGAATTTTTTGTGCTGGCGCTGTTTGCCGTCCTGGGCATGATGGTGCTTGCGTCTTCGCACAACATGATTTCTGTTTACCTGGGTTTGGAATTGTTGTCACTGGCGTTGTACGCGATGGTGGCAATGAACCGCGACTCACTGATTTCCACCGAAGCTGCGATGAAATATTTCATCCTGGGTGCGTTGGCGTCTGGTTTGCTGCTGTATGGCATGTCGATGTTGTACGGCGCGAGCGGTACCTTGGATCTGGCGGTGCTGAGCAAGTACATTGCTGAAAATCCAGAGCGCGATTTGGTGCTGATTTTGGGGTTGGTATTTACCGTGGTGGGCCTGTCGTTCAAGTTGGGCGCGGTTCCTTTCCACATGTGGGTGCCAGACGTTTACGACGGCGCACCAACAGCGACTACCTTGTTTATCGGTACGGCACCCAAGCTGGCTGGTTTGGCGATGATCATGCGTATGCTGGTTGACGGCATGAGCGGTTTGGCGGCGGATTGGGCTGGCATTTTGGTGATTCTGGCGATGCTGTCTATCGCCGTAGGTAACATTGTTGCGATTGCCCAAACCAACATCAAGCGCATGCTGGCGTATTCGACCATTTCACACATGGGCTTTTTGTTCCTGGGTATTTTGTCGGCCAGCCCCGAGGGCTATTCTGCAGCGCTGTTCTACACGATCGCCTATACCCTCATGGGATTGGGCGGCTTCGGCATGATTTTGCTGCTGACTCGCGCTGGTTTTGAGGCTGACAAGATTGACGACTTCAAAGGCTTGAACGATCGCAGCCCGTGGTTTGCGTTTGTGATGCTGATCCTGATGATTTCCATGGCGGGTGTACCGCCGGTGTTGGGCTTTTACGCCAAGCTGACCGTGCTGCAGGCCGCAGTGGCTGCGGGCTATACATGGCTGGCAATTTACGCCGTGGTATTCTCCATCATCGGTGCCTTCTACTACCTGCGCATTATCAAGGTCATGTATTTTGATGCGCCAGTAGAGACCCATCCTATTACTGCGCCAGGTGACATGCGCGCGGCGATGAGTGTTAACGGCATCGGTGTGCTGTTGCTGGGAATTTTCCCGAGTGCGCTGCTGGCCCTGTGTGCGAATGCGCTTAGCTGA
- a CDS encoding HDOD domain-containing protein: MTDRPSVAVQELDTLREEISERMRAGQLKLPGLPDIAIRVRQVIDRTNYSTAELARVIQSDIPLTARLIQVANCPLYKSAQPVEHVHAAINRLGANVVKSLVTSFALRRVYAAKSKVTNRLAERSWKHSLQVATLAFALARVTPRLDPEHVMLAALVHDIGLLPVLAYAETDTTLQQAESRLQEVVDHCRVQLGVDVLKMWRFDDEFADVVRNAENWNYDHPGVANNSDVVIIAQLLASKLAGEGQDLPEPESLPAHGKFPLFKLGRAAYLELIAEAKDEMAELTRLLSVA, translated from the coding sequence ATGACTGATCGCCCCAGCGTCGCAGTTCAGGAACTGGATACACTCAGGGAAGAAATATCGGAAAGAATGCGTGCCGGGCAGCTGAAACTGCCCGGTCTGCCTGACATCGCGATTCGTGTACGCCAGGTTATCGATCGCACCAATTACTCCACCGCAGAGCTTGCCAGGGTTATTCAGTCGGATATCCCTCTGACAGCGCGTCTGATTCAGGTTGCCAATTGTCCTCTGTACAAATCAGCCCAACCGGTTGAGCACGTGCACGCGGCGATTAATCGTCTCGGTGCGAATGTGGTCAAAAGTTTGGTCACCAGTTTCGCCTTGCGCCGCGTCTATGCGGCCAAATCCAAAGTCACAAATCGTTTGGCAGAACGCAGCTGGAAGCACAGCCTGCAGGTTGCCACGCTTGCGTTTGCATTGGCGCGAGTGACGCCTCGTTTGGATCCTGAACATGTGATGCTGGCGGCGCTGGTGCATGACATTGGCTTGCTGCCGGTGCTGGCGTATGCAGAGACTGACACGACGTTGCAGCAGGCCGAGTCCAGACTGCAGGAAGTTGTTGACCACTGTCGCGTTCAGCTCGGCGTTGACGTGCTGAAAATGTGGCGTTTTGACGATGAATTTGCCGATGTGGTGCGTAACGCCGAGAACTGGAATTATGATCATCCGGGCGTAGCGAACAACAGTGATGTCGTCATCATTGCCCAGTTGTTGGCGAGCAAACTGGCCGGCGAAGGGCAGGATTTACCCGAGCCCGAAAGCTTGCCGGCGCATGGCAAATTTCCGCTGTTTAAACTCGGGCGGGCGGCGTACCTGGAATTGATTGCTGAAGCCAAAGACGAAATGGCCGAGCTGACGCGGCTACTGAGCGTCGCCTGA
- the orn gene encoding oligoribonuclease — protein MKNDDNLIWIDLEMTGLNPEKDVIIEMATIVTDAQLNVLAEGPVIAVHHSDEVLQVMDEWCVKTHGASGLTQRVRESQIDTAEAERLTIEFLQQYIDKGKSPICGNSIGQDRRFLVKYMPTLEAYFHYRNLDVSTLKELARRWQPSVLNGLVKQGTHLALDDIRESIKELQYYRQTILKI, from the coding sequence ATGAAAAATGATGATAACCTGATTTGGATCGACCTTGAAATGACCGGCTTGAATCCGGAAAAAGACGTAATCATCGAGATGGCGACCATTGTCACGGATGCGCAATTGAATGTGCTGGCTGAAGGGCCGGTGATCGCGGTTCATCACAGCGATGAGGTTCTGCAAGTCATGGATGAGTGGTGCGTGAAGACGCACGGCGCGTCCGGTTTGACCCAGCGTGTGCGCGAAAGTCAAATTGATACCGCAGAGGCTGAGCGCTTGACCATTGAATTTCTGCAGCAATACATCGACAAGGGGAAATCGCCGATTTGTGGCAACAGCATCGGTCAGGATAGACGGTTTCTGGTCAAATACATGCCTACATTAGAGGCGTATTTCCACTATCGCAATTTGGATGTGAGCACCCTCAAAGAGCTGGCTCGACGCTGGCAGCCTTCTGTGCTGAATGGACTTGTTAAACAAGGTACGCATTTGGCGCTGGACGACATCCGTGAGTCCATCAAAGAACTGCAATACTACCGTCAAACTATTCTGAAGATCTGA
- the queG gene encoding tRNA epoxyqueuosine(34) reductase QueG: MDSLSPPSLTEQQLHTLWLNIQQHAQQLGFEQCGVSDVDLSQAEPHLLRWLENQYHGEMDYMSRHGTKRSRPAELVAGTLRIISVRMNYLPEATPPIEVLNDPDRAYVSRYALGRDYHKIMRKRLAQLADFIRDSVATFEGRAFVDSAPVLEKAIAEKAGLGWIGKHSNLINRDAGSWFFLGELFTNLPLPVNVEATQFHCGRCTACITACPTQAIVAPFEIDARRCISYLTIEYQGSIPLEFRPLLGNRIYGCDDCQLFCPWNRFAKTTAEADFRPRHQLDNITLCDLFQWTEAQFMQNFEGSPIRRIGYVNWLRNIAVGLGNAPTSEHIINALHTREQHPSELLREHVHWALARHGIRSSE, from the coding sequence ATGGATTCTCTCTCACCACCCTCGCTGACCGAGCAACAGCTGCACACACTGTGGCTGAATATCCAGCAGCACGCGCAACAATTAGGGTTTGAGCAGTGCGGGGTAAGCGATGTCGATTTATCCCAAGCCGAACCGCATTTGTTGCGCTGGCTGGAAAATCAATATCACGGTGAAATGGACTACATGTCACGCCACGGTACCAAACGCAGCCGTCCCGCAGAATTGGTCGCAGGCACCTTACGCATTATTTCGGTACGAATGAATTATCTTCCCGAAGCCACACCGCCCATTGAGGTGTTAAATGATCCTGACCGTGCCTATGTGTCACGCTATGCGCTCGGCCGCGATTATCACAAAATCATGCGCAAGCGGCTGGCACAACTGGCTGATTTCATCCGCGACAGCGTCGCCACCTTTGAAGGCCGCGCTTTTGTCGACAGCGCACCCGTGTTGGAAAAAGCCATTGCCGAAAAAGCCGGGCTGGGGTGGATAGGCAAACATTCCAATCTGATCAATCGCGATGCGGGATCGTGGTTTTTTTTAGGCGAACTTTTTACCAATTTGCCGCTGCCCGTGAATGTCGAAGCTACCCAATTTCATTGCGGCCGATGCACTGCCTGCATCACGGCCTGTCCAACCCAGGCCATCGTCGCACCATTTGAAATCGATGCCCGGCGCTGCATTTCCTATCTCACCATTGAGTATCAAGGCAGTATTCCGCTGGAATTTCGCCCATTATTGGGCAACCGAATTTATGGCTGTGATGATTGCCAGTTGTTTTGTCCGTGGAATCGTTTTGCCAAAACAACCGCAGAAGCTGATTTTCGTCCTCGTCACCAACTGGACAACATCACCCTGTGCGATTTATTTCAGTGGACAGAAGCTCAGTTCATGCAAAATTTTGAGGGATCGCCCATTCGGCGCATTGGCTATGTAAACTGGCTACGCAACATTGCCGTTGGCCTGGGCAATGCGCCCACCAGTGAGCACATCATCAATGCCCTTCACACGCGTGAGCAGCATCCCTCGGAATTACTGCGCGAACATGTGCATTGGGCATTGGCGCGTCACGGTATCAGATCTTCAGAATAG
- the tsaE gene encoding tRNA (adenosine(37)-N6)-threonylcarbamoyltransferase complex ATPase subunit type 1 TsaE, producing MTQLTWQVCGEQSMEDTGRQLAAALPAMGAVIFLHGDLGAGKTTLSRGLLRGLGHAGKVKSPTYTLVEEYVFTDRQVFHFDLYRLSDPEELEYMGHRDLFHGKALCVVEWPEKGLGYLPPADLQIFIQHDGADCRQLRIQADSRTGEQILARLGDVTGPNSA from the coding sequence ATGACCCAACTCACCTGGCAGGTTTGTGGCGAACAATCCATGGAAGACACTGGTCGGCAGTTGGCGGCAGCTTTGCCGGCGATGGGCGCGGTGATTTTTTTACACGGTGATTTGGGAGCAGGGAAAACAACACTGAGTCGTGGTTTGTTGCGCGGCCTGGGGCACGCAGGCAAGGTGAAAAGTCCAACCTATACGCTGGTTGAGGAATATGTGTTTACGGATCGACAGGTGTTTCATTTTGATTTGTACCGCTTGTCCGATCCTGAGGAATTGGAATACATGGGCCACCGTGATTTATTTCACGGAAAAGCCCTTTGCGTGGTGGAATGGCCGGAAAAAGGATTGGGATATTTGCCGCCTGCCGATTTGCAGATTTTTATTCAGCATGATGGTGCTGACTGTCGACAGTTGCGCATTCAGGCGGATTCGCGAACAGGTGAGCAGATTCTAGCGCGTTTAGGGGATGTTACAGGTCCGAATTCTGCATAA
- the rsgA gene encoding small ribosomal subunit biogenesis GTPase RsgA codes for MSKRRLNQQQAWRAEKIQQERIRRSEKKAQQLEQQLGASSLGEAQQGLVIANFGNNTIVENDFKHLFRCQIRQNLGQIVCGDRVIWHAIGDNNEGVIVARLERRTVLERPTMHEDHKAVAANIDQVFIMTAPEPALGLLLLDRYLVATELAKLDAVIVVNKIDLLSPSELAALKHQLEPYQRMGYRLIYISTANNVGAKELEQALANKVSILAGQSGVGKSSTIKYLMPDIEIQIGALSATSKLGRHTTSSSRYFHLPFGGGIIDSPGVRDFGLWQVEQDKISWGFREFRPLLGNCKFSNCSHQHEPGCAIQAAVSAGDISRERLSHFHQIIDSNKNAG; via the coding sequence ATGAGCAAACGTAGATTAAATCAGCAACAAGCCTGGCGCGCCGAAAAAATCCAGCAAGAGCGTATCCGTCGCAGCGAGAAAAAAGCCCAGCAACTGGAACAGCAGCTTGGCGCATCGTCTCTGGGCGAAGCCCAGCAAGGTCTGGTTATTGCCAATTTCGGCAATAACACCATTGTTGAAAACGACTTCAAACACCTGTTTCGCTGCCAAATCCGGCAAAATTTAGGGCAAATTGTCTGTGGTGATCGCGTTATCTGGCATGCCATTGGTGACAACAACGAAGGCGTCATTGTCGCCCGCCTGGAACGCCGTACCGTACTGGAACGCCCCACCATGCACGAAGACCACAAAGCGGTTGCCGCCAATATTGATCAGGTTTTTATCATGACCGCCCCCGAGCCAGCGCTGGGGCTGTTGTTGCTCGACCGCTACCTGGTGGCAACTGAGCTTGCCAAATTGGACGCGGTTATTGTGGTTAACAAAATTGACCTGTTGTCGCCCTCCGAGCTGGCCGCGCTAAAACACCAGCTCGAACCGTATCAGCGCATGGGTTATCGGTTGATTTATATCTCCACTGCCAACAACGTCGGAGCCAAAGAGTTGGAACAGGCCCTGGCAAACAAAGTCAGCATTCTGGCCGGGCAGTCCGGGGTCGGCAAATCTTCCACCATCAAATACTTGATGCCGGACATTGAAATCCAGATCGGGGCACTGAGTGCCACCAGCAAGCTGGGGCGGCACACGACCAGCTCATCACGCTATTTCCATCTGCCATTTGGCGGCGGCATTATTGATTCGCCTGGGGTGCGGGACTTTGGTTTATGGCAGGTGGAGCAGGACAAAATCAGCTGGGGATTTCGCGAGTTTCGCCCATTGCTGGGCAATTGCAAATTCAGCAATTGCAGCCATCAACACGAACCTGGCTGTGCAATTCAAGCCGCTGTCAGTGCCGGCGACATCAGTCGGGAACGGCTAAGTCACTTTCATCAGATTATCGACAGCAACAAAAACGCTGGCTGA
- a CDS encoding NAD(P)H-hydrate dehydratase: MNLPIALYTAEQTRQLDSLAIQRFAVPGYSLMSRAGEAIFSVISQYAPQILRAVVVCGVGNNAGDGYVVARLLHTRGYRVDVLQLGDAAKVTGDALLAKQAMEQSGVFARPFVSSELVGADVIVDAIFGTGLERDVAGAWADAIVAINESDALIVAADIPSGLHADTGTVMGVAVQANWTVTFIGLKLGMFTHHGVDYCGEIFFDDLQVPKEIYAAVDAVAQRLSWEQRPRLLPQRRRNVHKGSFGHVLAVGGEIGMPGAISLAAQAAMRVGAGIVTVATRQPHAVPLALACPVLMAKPVESSDDLTPLLQKATCVAIGPGLGMGEWGQQMLNVVLSTSLPMVIDADGLNLLATQKAAVHRSNWVLTPHPLEAARLLGCSAADVQANRLAVVKQIAQRFGGVCLLKGAGTLISDGEKVILCDAGNGAMASAGMGDVLTGVIAGLLVQQDGDVRAEWVAQAALLHAHCADVLVEQGYGRIIASDLLTQLARQVKDI, encoded by the coding sequence ATGAACCTTCCGATCGCATTATACACCGCAGAACAAACTCGCCAGCTTGATTCTCTGGCAATCCAGCGTTTTGCTGTTCCCGGCTATAGTTTGATGTCGCGTGCCGGCGAGGCGATTTTTTCTGTGATCAGCCAGTACGCGCCACAGATTTTGCGCGCAGTGGTGGTGTGCGGTGTGGGCAATAATGCTGGCGATGGCTATGTGGTTGCGCGATTGCTGCATACTCGCGGCTACAGAGTTGATGTTTTACAGCTTGGCGATGCTGCAAAAGTGACGGGCGATGCCTTATTGGCAAAGCAGGCCATGGAGCAATCCGGGGTGTTTGCCCGGCCATTTGTTTCGTCGGAGTTAGTCGGGGCGGACGTGATTGTCGATGCCATTTTCGGCACAGGATTAGAACGCGACGTTGCGGGTGCCTGGGCGGATGCGATTGTCGCCATAAATGAGAGCGATGCACTGATTGTGGCGGCGGATATTCCCAGTGGTTTGCACGCCGATACCGGCACGGTGATGGGGGTTGCAGTGCAGGCGAATTGGACAGTGACGTTCATTGGTTTGAAGCTGGGGATGTTTACTCATCATGGCGTTGATTATTGTGGCGAGATTTTTTTCGATGATTTGCAAGTGCCCAAGGAAATCTACGCCGCTGTCGATGCGGTTGCGCAGCGGTTATCCTGGGAGCAGCGGCCGCGTTTATTGCCTCAACGCCGGCGCAATGTTCACAAGGGCAGCTTTGGTCATGTGCTCGCTGTTGGCGGCGAGATCGGTATGCCTGGTGCAATCAGTCTGGCTGCGCAGGCAGCAATGCGCGTGGGAGCGGGCATTGTTACTGTCGCAACGCGCCAACCGCATGCGGTGCCACTGGCGCTGGCTTGTCCGGTGCTCATGGCAAAGCCAGTGGAGTCTTCAGATGATCTGACGCCGCTGCTGCAAAAAGCGACTTGTGTGGCGATAGGCCCTGGACTGGGGATGGGCGAGTGGGGACAGCAGATGCTAAATGTTGTGTTGTCCACGTCCTTGCCGATGGTGATTGATGCCGATGGTTTGAATTTGCTGGCGACACAGAAGGCGGCGGTTCACCGTTCGAATTGGGTGTTGACGCCGCATCCGTTGGAAGCGGCTCGTCTGTTGGGATGCAGTGCTGCGGATGTTCAAGCAAATCGACTCGCAGTGGTCAAACAAATTGCGCAGCGCTTTGGCGGTGTGTGCCTGCTAAAAGGTGCGGGCACGCTGATCAGTGATGGTGAGAAGGTGATATTATGCGACGCCGGTAATGGGGCGATGGCCAGTGCCGGTATGGGCGATGTTCTGACTGGCGTAATTGCCGGTCTGCTGGTGCAGCAGGATGGTGATGTCCGTGCTGAATGGGTGGCGCAAGCGGCGTTGTTGCATGCACATTGTGCCGATGTGCTGGTCGAACAGGGATACGGAAGAATTATCGCCAGCGATTTATTAACGCAATTAGCAAGGCAAGTGAAAGATATTTAA
- a CDS encoding NADH-quinone oxidoreductase subunit M, which translates to MFSDFALLSLLIWLPILGGLIVLFASGDKNPVMTRWLSLFFSLVTFLVSIPLFSQFDVSTAEMQFVEKVSWIPTFNIYYYLGVDGISMPLILLTTVSTVLVVIAAWEVVQTKVSQYMAAFLIMEGLMIGVFAALDSVLFYVFWEAMLVPMFLVIGMWGGPNRVYATIKFFLYTFFGSVFMLVALIYMYTKSGSFGILDFHMLPLSQPEQVLIFLAFLVAFAVKIPMWPVHTWLPDAHVQAPTGGSVILAAIMLKMGGYGFLRFSLPITPDASNQLDWLVIALSLIAIVYIGFVALVQQDMKKLIAYSSISHMGFVTLGMFLMFMIYENTGSYDGAALGIEGAMVQMISHGFISAAMFLCVGVLYDRVHSREISAYGGVTNTMPVFASFAVLFAMANAGLPGTSGFVGEFMVVLAAVKANFWIGTAAALTLIIGAAYTLWMVKRVFFGEVANDNVAALKDLDKREFLFLGVLAVLVLGVGIWPNPLLEVMHATVDNLVAHVANSKL; encoded by the coding sequence ATGTTTTCTGATTTTGCCTTGTTAAGTTTGTTGATCTGGCTGCCCATTCTGGGCGGTCTGATAGTATTGTTCGCGAGCGGTGATAAAAACCCGGTAATGACACGTTGGCTGTCATTGTTTTTCTCGCTGGTGACGTTTTTAGTCTCTATCCCGCTGTTCTCGCAGTTTGATGTGTCAACGGCGGAGATGCAGTTTGTTGAGAAGGTGTCCTGGATACCGACATTCAACATTTACTACTACCTCGGCGTGGATGGCATTTCCATGCCGCTGATTCTTTTGACGACGGTATCCACTGTGCTGGTGGTAATCGCCGCGTGGGAGGTCGTGCAGACCAAAGTGTCGCAGTACATGGCGGCGTTCCTGATCATGGAAGGCCTGATGATCGGCGTGTTTGCTGCGCTTGATTCTGTGTTGTTCTATGTATTCTGGGAAGCGATGCTGGTTCCGATGTTCCTGGTGATCGGTATGTGGGGCGGTCCAAACCGCGTTTATGCAACGATCAAGTTTTTCCTCTATACCTTTTTCGGCTCGGTGTTCATGTTGGTTGCGTTGATCTACATGTACACCAAGTCCGGCAGCTTTGGCATTTTGGATTTCCACATGTTGCCGCTGTCACAGCCAGAACAGGTTCTTATCTTCCTGGCATTTTTGGTGGCGTTTGCGGTCAAGATTCCGATGTGGCCGGTGCACACTTGGTTGCCAGATGCTCACGTTCAAGCTCCCACGGGTGGTTCGGTGATTCTGGCTGCCATCATGTTGAAAATGGGTGGTTACGGTTTCTTGCGCTTTAGCTTGCCGATTACACCTGATGCCAGCAATCAGTTGGACTGGCTGGTTATTGCGCTGTCGTTGATTGCTATCGTTTACATCGGTTTTGTGGCCTTGGTTCAGCAGGACATGAAGAAACTGATTGCGTACTCGTCCATTTCCCACATGGGATTTGTGACGCTGGGTATGTTCTTGATGTTCATGATTTATGAGAACACCGGCAGTTACGATGGTGCGGCGCTGGGTATCGAAGGCGCCATGGTGCAAATGATTTCGCACGGTTTCATTTCTGCCGCAATGTTCTTGTGCGTGGGCGTGCTGTATGACCGCGTACATTCTCGCGAGATTTCTGCATACGGTGGTGTTACCAATACCATGCCGGTGTTTGCTTCATTTGCGGTGCTGTTCGCGATGGCGAATGCTGGTTTACCCGGTACGTCTGGATTCGTTGGTGAATTCATGGTGGTATTGGCGGCGGTTAAAGCGAATTTCTGGATAGGTACAGCGGCTGCGCTGACCTTGATTATCGGTGCCGCCTACACATTGTGGATGGTAAAGCGCGTATTCTTTGGTGAAGTTGCCAATGACAACGTCGCCGCGCTGAAAGATCTGGATAAGCGTGAATTTCTGTTCCTGGGAGTGTTGGCAGTGTTGGTACTGGGTGTGGGTATCTGGCCCAATCCGTTGCTGGAAGTAATGCATGCAACGGTGGATAACCTAGTTGCTCATGTAGCCAACTCTAAATTGTAA
- a CDS encoding N-acetylmuramoyl-L-alanine amidase, whose product MKRFSYNVILILFLAVSSAWASAGQVTGVRLWDSPDGTRLVLDVNSSTDYSVFTLNNPQRVVIDLRNTSLKAPLPAVAQSRSVVKEVRAAARNGGKDLRVVLGVESLDGVKNFALIPQGQYGHRIVVDMGGKQAEEKPDAADPIAAVVASAAAKEKPKSGSFNVDAAPAPVAPPKSSGKTRDIVVAIDAGHGGEDPGAMGKYGTREKDVVLAIAKRLHDHLEGEPGIRPVLIRTGDYYLSLRQRIRNARKHNADLFISIHADAFNNRDVKGSSVYILSQRGASNETARWLAEKENSADLIGGVSLDDKDNMLAQVLLDLSMNGTIDVSEKIAEHVLKEMTKVGDVHKSNVQSAGFVVLKSPDIPSMLIETAFISNPSEERRLKDGQYQDRLAKSIVRGVKRYFENHPPPGSVFAQRGMRAQVSLPEDVTPGSVQISIESAPQNASIDEDHRRAEDRTRDPVL is encoded by the coding sequence ATGAAACGCTTTTCTTACAACGTAATTTTAATTCTTTTTCTCGCAGTCAGCAGCGCATGGGCGAGTGCGGGGCAGGTGACTGGCGTGCGTCTGTGGGATTCTCCGGACGGTACGCGTTTGGTGCTGGATGTGAACAGCAGCACAGATTATTCTGTTTTCACGCTGAATAACCCTCAGCGCGTAGTGATCGACCTGCGCAATACCTCGCTTAAAGCCCCGTTGCCTGCGGTTGCCCAGTCACGTTCTGTGGTCAAAGAAGTTCGCGCTGCCGCGCGCAATGGCGGAAAAGACTTACGTGTGGTTTTGGGCGTTGAATCTCTTGATGGCGTAAAGAATTTCGCGTTGATTCCACAAGGCCAATACGGACACCGCATTGTGGTGGACATGGGCGGCAAACAAGCAGAGGAAAAACCCGATGCGGCGGATCCGATCGCAGCCGTGGTTGCATCCGCTGCTGCCAAAGAAAAACCCAAGAGCGGATCGTTCAATGTTGACGCTGCTCCCGCTCCTGTCGCACCGCCTAAATCGTCTGGCAAGACACGCGATATCGTTGTGGCCATTGATGCAGGTCACGGTGGCGAGGATCCTGGCGCGATGGGCAAATACGGTACACGTGAAAAGGATGTGGTGCTGGCAATCGCAAAGCGCTTACACGATCATCTGGAGGGAGAGCCAGGCATTCGCCCGGTGTTGATTCGCACTGGCGATTACTACCTAAGCTTGCGTCAGCGGATTCGCAATGCGCGTAAGCACAACGCGGATTTGTTTATTTCAATTCATGCCGATGCGTTCAATAACCGTGACGTGAAGGGTTCATCGGTTTACATCCTGTCGCAACGCGGTGCGTCGAACGAGACAGCGCGCTGGTTGGCGGAGAAAGAGAACTCGGCAGATTTGATTGGTGGCGTGAGTCTGGATGACAAGGACAACATGCTTGCCCAGGTACTGCTGGATCTTTCCATGAACGGCACGATTGATGTGAGCGAGAAAATCGCCGAGCATGTCTTAAAGGAAATGACCAAGGTGGGTGACGTGCACAAATCCAATGTGCAAAGTGCCGGCTTCGTGGTGCTTAAATCGCCGGATATTCCCTCCATGCTGATTGAAACGGCGTTTATTTCCAATCCCAGCGAGGAACGTCGCTTAAAAGATGGGCAGTATCAGGACCGTCTTGCCAAGTCCATTGTGCGCGGCGTGAAACGCTATTTTGAAAATCACCCACCGCCCGGATCCGTGTTTGCGCAGCGTGGCATGCGTGCTCAGGTTTCATTGCCTGAGGACGTGACGCCAGGCAGCGTGCAAATTAGCATTGAAAGCGCGCCGCAGAACGCATCGATTGATGAAGATCATCGACGCGCAGAAGATCGAACACGCGATCCTGTACTCTAG